A window of Solanum stenotomum isolate F172 chromosome 3, ASM1918654v1, whole genome shotgun sequence contains these coding sequences:
- the LOC125858109 gene encoding exonuclease 1 has translation MGIKDLLRFMKPYVETAHIKKYAGKRVGIDAYSWLHKGAYSCSMELCLNSEGDKKLQYLNYFMHRINMLRHYKITPVVVFDGGNLPCKGATEDERHKRRKTNRDQAMLKLKEGNVAGAVELFQRAVSVTPSMAHQLIQILKSENIEFVVAPYEADAQLAYLSNLKEEKNGIVAVISEDSDLLAYGCPAVFFKMDAHGNGQEVVLDHVFSCDTRVPSFRHFNKDLFTGMCVLAGCDFLPSVPGIGITRAYNLVSKYRNLDRVLSTLKFEKGDQMPEDYARSFREAVAVFHHARIYDVSLKRIKHLKLIPEELLQFLDEELDFLGPEILPSLATSIAQGNIDPCTMEAFNVFPSTVNHVSTANIKKICGPFSRQEAFTQASKDSSVFAISSSKSRKETTVVETSQASDAEQMQCPFMDESECLEEAVALQNMICPSISTRKMVGEEKKSHRKEVLKVPDNNPFRKRKVEEFEPDEMDSVTELVSEVTEVESLEVICTIPESQKSVESKPVKMIELKTVAKEKKVKRSNCQSSENKKNSILNFFSRV, from the exons atggGTATCAAAGATCTCCTCCGGTTCATGAAGCCCTATGTTGAAACCGCCCACATTAAAAAATACGCCGGCAAAAGG GTGGGAATCGATGCTTATTCTTGGCTTCACAAAGGag CATATTCATGTAGTATGGAGCTTTGCCTTAATTCGGAGGGTGATAAGAAATTGCAGTACTTGAACTACTTCATGCATCGAATCAATATGCTTCGACATTATAAGATCACTCCTGTAGTTGTTTTTGATGGTGGGAACTTACCCTGCAAGGGTGCTACGGAAGACGAGAGGCACAA GAGAAGGAAAACAAATAGAGATCAGGCAATGTTGAAGCTAAAGGAAGGCAATGTTGCTGGCGCTGTTGAGCTCTTCCAG AGGGCTGTGAGTGTCACTCCTTCAATGGCGCATCAACTCATACAG ATTCTGAAGTCAGAGAATATAGAATTCGTAGTAGCACCATATGAAGCTGATGCACAATTAGCCTACTTGTCTAACctcaaagaagaaaagaatggaATTGTGGCAGTGATTTCTGAAGATAGTGACTTACTAGCATATGGCTGTCCCGCT GTTTTCTTTAAGATGGATGCCCATGGCAATGGTCAAGAAGTGGTACTAGACCATGTTTTCAGTTGTGATACTCGTGTTCCTTCCTTCAGACATTTCAACAAAGATTTATTTACAG GCATGTGTGTCTTAGCTGGCTGTGATTTTCTTCCTTCAGTCCCTGGTATAGGAATTACAAGAGCTTATAATCTGGTCTCCAAATATCGCAACTTAGATCGA GTTCTTTCCACGTTAAAGTTTGAGAAAGGAGATCAAATGCCCGAAGATTACGCAAGATCATTTCGAGAAGCAGTTGCAGTTTTCCATCATGCTAGAAT ATATGATGTTAGTTTGAAGCGGATCAAGCACTTGAAACTCATCCCAGAAGAGCTGTTGCAGTTTTTGGACGAAGAACTTGACTTCTTAGGACC AGAAATTCTTCCGTCATTGGCAACATCAATTGCTCAAGGTAACATAGATCCTTGTACAATGGAGGCCTTCAATGTCTTTCCCAGTACAGTAAATCATGTCTCTACTGCAAACATCAAGAAAATTTGTGGTCCCTTCTCTCGACAAGAGGCATTTACTCAAGCTTCAAAAGACAGCAGCGTTTTTGCTATTTCTTCAAGTAAATCCAGAAAAGAAACAACAG TGGTGGAGACATCGCAAGCCTCTGATGCTGAACAGATGCAGTGTCCGTTTATGGATGAAAGTGAGTGCTTAGAGGAAGCAGTAGCTCTTCAAAACATGATATGCCCTTCAATATCAACTCGGAAGATGGTGGGAGAAGAGAAAAAGAGTCATCGAAAAGAAGTGCTGAAAGTTCCAGATAATAATCCTTTTAGGAAACGAAAAGTGGAGGAATTTGAGCCAGATGAGATGGATAGTGTTACTGAGCTAGTCTCAGAAGTTACTGAAGTTGAAAGCCTGGAAGTTATATGTACAATTCCAGAATCACAAAAAAGTGTGGAATCTAAGCCAGTTAAAATGATTGAGTTAAAAACAGTTGCCAAGGAAAAGAAGGTTAAGAGGAGTAATTGCCAAAGTtcagaaaacaagaaaaacagtATACTAAATTTCTTTTCTCGAgtgtaa
- the LOC125858207 gene encoding alpha-dioxygenase 2 codes for MAFSISLPDFVHPQLRHVVAKMSLFDTILFYVVHLVDKFDLWHRLPVLLGLAYLGIRRHLHQRYNLLHVGKVNGKKYDTEEFTYRTADGTCNHPVDHLVGSQGTFFGRNMLPSTSSYALLEPHPVTVATKLLERRKYTDCGGQFNMIACTWVQFMIHDWNDHMEDTEQVELRAPQDVAAGCPLKSFKFLKTKKLPTGSPDMKFGHLNSRTPWWDGSVIYGNNEEGMIRVRRFKDGKLRVSGDGLLEHDDKGIPISGDVRNYWAGYSLLQALFVKEHNAICDMLKEHYPEFDDEKVYQHARLITSAVIAKIHTIDWTLELVKTDTLMAGMRINWYGLLGKKVKDLLGPKFGPVLSGLVGLKKPRDHGTPYSLTEEFVSVYRMHSLLPDTIVLRDLKSTTSEDKSLPIQDEIPMREMIGKEGEKNLSKIGMEQMLVSMGHQSCGAATLWNFPSWMRNLVPHDIDGDDRPDLIDMAALDIYRDRERGIPRYNEFRRNLLMVPISKWEDLTDDEEVIEALQEVYGDDIEKLDLQVGLHAEKKIKGFAISETAFNIFLLIASRRLEADRFFTTDFNSRTYTEKGFEWVNKTETLKDVIDRNFPEMTEKYMRCTSAFSVWSSDPDPKHYLPLYLRPAT; via the exons ATGGCATTCTCAATTTCTCTTCCAGACTTTGTTCATCCTCAACTCCGTCATGTTGTTGCAAAGATGTCTTTGTTTGACACAATTTTGTTCTAT GTTGTACATCTTGTGGACAAGTTTGATTTATGGCATAGATTGCCGGTGTTACTAGGGTTGGCTTACCTAGGAATAAGAAGACACTTGCACCAGCGATATAACCTTTTACATGTAGGGAAAGTTAATGGCAAGAAATATGACACAGAAGAGTTTACCTATCGGACTGCTGATGGTACGTGCAATCATCCTGTGGATCATTTAGTGGGTAGTCAAGGAACCTTCTTTGGCCGCAACATGCTACCATCCACTTCAAGTTATGCG CTGCTGGAACCTCACCCTGTAACCGTGGCCACGAAGCTCTTGGAAAGAAGAAAGTACACAGATTGCGGAGGGCAATTCAACATGATAGCGTGCACATGGGTACAATTTATGATCCATGATTGGAATGACCATATGGAGGACACTGAACAG GTGGAGCTTAGAGCTCCTCAAGACGTTGCAGCAGGGTGTCCGCTGAAGTCATTTAAGTTCCTTAAAACCAAAAAACTTCCCACAGGTTCACCTGATATGAAGTTTGGGCATTTGAATTCAAGGACCCCGTGGTG GGATGGGAGTGTAATATATGGCAACAACGAAGAGGGCATGATAAGGGTGAGAAGATTTAAAGATGGAAAGCTCAGGGTCTCAGGTGATGGACTTCTGGAACATGATGATAAAGGCATTCCAATATCCGGAGATGTCCGAAATTATTGGGCAGGCTACTCTCTCTTGCAGGCCTTGTTTGTGAAGGAACATAATGCCATATGTGATATGCTTAAA GAACATTACCCTGAATTTGATGATGAAAAGGTGTACCAACATGCAAGATTGATAACTTCAGCGGTCATTGCAAAAATTCATACTATCGATTGGACGCTTGAACTTGTTAAGACTGATACTCTAATGGCGGGAATGAGGATCAACTG GTATGGCTTGTTGGGGAAGAAAGTCAAGGATTTGTTAGGACCCAAATTTGGACCAGTACTGAGTGGCTTAGTTGGTCTTAAAAAGCCTAGAGACCACGGAACCCCCTACTCATTGACTGAAGAGTTCGTTAGTGTCTACAGAATGCATTCACTTTTACCTGACACGATTGTTCTGAGGGACTTGAAGTCGACTACATCAGAAGACAAATCCTTGCCTATTCAAGATGA GATTCCTATGAGGGAAATGATcgggaaagaaggagaaaagaacTTGTCGAAAATCGGTATGGAGCAGATGCTGGTATCAATGGGCCACCAGTCATGTGGAGCTGCTACGTTGTGGAATTTTCCATCATGGATGAGAAACCTTGTTCCTCATGATATCGATGGAGATGATAGACCTGATTTAATTGACATGGCTGCCTTGGACA TTTATAGAGACAGAGAGAGGGGAATTCCGCGGTACAATGAGTTCAGAAGGAATTTGCTGATGGTACCGATTAGCAAGTGGGAGGATTTAACTGATGACGAAGAAGTAATTGAGGCTCTACAAGAAGTATATGGCGATGATATTGAGAAGCTAGATCTCCAAGTTGGTTTGCACGCGGAGAAGAAAATTAAAGGCTTTGCCATTAGTGAGACTGCCTTTAATATATTTCTGCTCATTGCTTCAAG gAGGTTAGAAGCTGATCGATTCTTCACAACAGATTTCAATTCGCGAACCTACACAGAGAAAGGCTTCGAATGGGTAAACAAGACAGAGACATTAAAAGATGTTATCGATCGAAACTTCCCTGAAATGACAGAGAAATACATGAGATGCACAAGTGCATTCTCAGTGTGGAGTTCAGATCCAGATCCTAAACACTACTTACCTCTCTATCTGAGACCAGCGACCTAA